The nucleotide window GATGGCGGTCTCCGAGAGGGTCGATGCCGTCGCCGAGCGGATCCGGGCCGCGGGGATCCTCGAGCAGCCGCCGGTCCTCGACGGCGAGGCGGGCCTGTTCGACCTGGCCGAGGAGGATCTGCGCGAGGTCTTCGTATGGCGCGCGGTCACCCGGCGCGGGACCCCCACCGGCGACTGGCGTCTGAGCCGCTTCTTCTGGACCAAGCAGGTCTACGCCCCCGATGGCCGGGTCAAGAGGCCCACCGCGGCATCCCGGAGCACCACGGCGATGCTCGCCCAGCTCCGGGCGGCCAGGGACCGGCCCCTGTGGCGCATCCTCGTGGCCCTGTCCGTGCGCCATGTGGGGCCCACGGCGGCCCGCGCCCTGGCCGAGCGCTTCGGCTCCCTGGAGGCCCTGTGCCAGGCCGACGAGGACCAGCTCGCCCAGGTCGAGGGCGTGGGCCCCACCATCGCCGCCTCCTGGGTGGCCTGGCGCGAGGTGGACTGGCACCGCGAGATCCTCCAGCGCTGGAAGGCCGCGGGTGTGCGCATGGTCGACGACGGCCCCACCGCGGCCTTCCCGCCCGCCGGCGCCCCTGGTGACGGCGGTGGCGGCGCGGCTGCGGGGGCCGGCGCCCCCGGGGCGCAGCGCACCCTGGAGGGTCTGACGATCGTGGTCACCGGCTCCCTGGAGGGCTACACCCGCGATGAGGCCAAGGAGGCGATCATCTCCCGAGGGGGCAAGGCCGCCGGGAGCGTGTCGAAGAGGACGAGCTACGTCGTCGTGGGGGACAAGGCCGGTTCCAAGGAGGCCAAGGCCCGCCAGCTGGGCCTGCCGATCCTCGATGAGGAGGGCTTCACCGCCCTGCTGGAGGGCGGCCCCACGGCGGTTGATGCCGGCGCCGCCGGTGGGCAGTCGGACTGAGGCACTCCCGGGCCCACCCGCGCGACGGGGACGGATCAGGGGGCCGCCCGGGGACATCCCCGGGCGGCCCCCTGAGAGCGGGTCCGGCGCCTGCGCTCCTAGTGGCTGACCACGGTGGTGCCGATCTCGACCCAGTTGTAGATCCACTGGGCGTCGGAGGAGGGCATGTTGACGCAGCCGTGGGAGGCGGAGTAGCCGAAGTCCGAGCGCCAGGGAGCGCCGTGGAAGGCGTAGCCGGAGTAGAAGTAGGTCACCCACGGCACGTCCTCGGTGCGGTAGCGGGTGCCGTCGACATTGTCCCCCTCCATGGTCTGGGAGGGGTATTGCAGGTAGACCTGGTAGGTGCCGGTGACGGTGGGGGTCTCCTTGGCGCCGTCCACCATGGTCACCGGGCCGTAGACCACGGTGGCGCCCTCGTAGGCGGTCACCGTGTAGTTGGCCAGGTTGACATCGATCCACTTCTCACCGGGCGCCGCCTGGTAGACCAGCTTCTCCGCGCCGTCGGCGATGGTGCGCTCATCCCAGGTGGCCTTGACCACCGTGGCCTCGAAGGAGCCGGTATAGGCCCTGCCCTGGCCCAGGTTGGTGACGATGTCGGTGGCGACCGTCTCGGCATTGCTCACGGTGCGCCCGTCCTCGGCCTCCAGCGGGGTGGCCACCACGGTTCCCTTGGTGGTGACATTGCGCTTGCCGTTGATCGGCTCGACATTGGCCTCCTCGGCCTGGGCGCTCACCCACTGGCTGACCCTGCCCGAATCCACGGACAGGGTGGGGGCGGCATCCACCGAGGTGGTCAGCGTGATCCAGGAGGCCTTCTCCGCGGCGTCGGCCGTGTAGGTGGCCTCCTCCTGGTCCGAGGTGGCGGGCACGGTGATGGTCACGTCCTGGGACACCCAGGCGTTGGCCTGGTCGGCCACCTTCTGGGCATCGGCGTCGGAGACGGCGGGCTCGGAGACGCCGAAGGAGACCGCCACCGAGGTGGGGGACAGGGAGCCCGCCGCCTCCTTGGCCGCGGTGGCGATGGCGCCCGAGTCCAGGGAGGTGCCCGAGGAGGCGGGGGTGGTGGAGAAGGTCTGACCGTCCTCGCCCAGGACCACCGTGGCATTGATGGCCTTGGCCTGGTCGGAGGGGATGAGGGAGACGGCGTAGTCGGCGGCGGTCTGCTCGTTGGTGGAGACCACCACCGGCACGCTCTGCCCGCCCAGGAGCGCCTCGAAGCGGCTGACGACGCTCTCGCCACGGGCCATCACCGCATCGGCGGTGGCCTGCGCATCCACGGTGGCGCCCAGGTCGGCCAGGGAGGCCGTGGCCTGAACGTCGCCGGAGATGGACACGGTGGCGCCCTGCGCCCGGCTCTCGATGATCTCCACGATCTCCTGGCGGCTCCGACCGGCCACATCCGTGCCGGCCACGGTGGTGCCCGGCACGGCGTGGTCCGCGTAGTGGGAGGCGTAGGCGTAGCCGCCCGCACCCACGCCGGCCAGGAGCAGGAAGGAGGCCGCCGCCACCCAGACGGGCCACCGGCGACGGCGCGGCCCGGCGTCGTAGAGCGGCTCGTCCTCGTCCTTCTGCGGCTCGCCGTCCAGGAGCGCACCGCCGGCCACCGCCTCGGCTGCCGCGGCGTCCTGCGGGGCCAGGTCATCCGTGTCACCGGCACCCGCCTCATCGCCGACCTCCTGCAGGGGGCCGTCCAGGATGCGGGAGCGCGGCGCGGCGGGTGCCGCCTGGTCCTGCGGGGCCGGCTCCACGACGGCGGGGACCACCGTGGTGGCCTGCTCGCTCCGAGCGGGATGGCCAGCGGTGCCCGCAGCCTCCTCTGCGCCCTCTGTGTCCTCGGGTGCGCGGTTCGCCTGCGCACCCTCGGGCGCCGTGGAGTCCGCGCCTCCTGCGGAATCCACCGGGTCCAGGGGCGCCTCCTGCGGGGTGGCCGCCGACATGCTCGTGGCCCCGGGGGCGGGACGGAGGGGGGTGGCCGGGTCGGGGTCTGCAGCGTTCTCGTCCAGGGCGGTGTCCCAGTGGTCCCAGTCCGGGGCCTGCCCGGGCGCGGGGGACTCCTCCTGGGCCGAGGCGGGTTCGGTGCTGCGCAGGCCGGTGGACTGCCCGTAGGGCGTGCTCAGCACGGCCGTGCGCTGCGGGGCCCGGCTGCCCGGCTCTTCCGGCGCGGCGTCGGCGCCCGTGGGGCCGCCGGCCGGGAACTCATCGCTGCTCATGACTTCCGTCCTCTACCTCATCGTCGTCCTATGGGGCCGGGCCTCAGGCCCAACCGGCAAGGAGCCTGCTTCTATTCGCGTGGGCACGTGCGCGCATCCGCGTCCTGCTCTCCCCGAGCGGACCCGAGGTGAGGATCTCCACGGACCATGACAGCCGCCACGGCAGGCGATGTCAAGCATCTCGGCGCTCTGAGGGGCTGTGAGATGCACTCGGCGCATATCAGCGCGATGTCGGCGCAGATCGGTGGGGCGCCGGCGCGGATTCACCGATGCTCCCGTCCGGCCTGCGCCGCCATGATGCGCCGCGGGCGCTCGCGGCGACATGGGGAGTCGTCTCCAACCCACCGGGGCCGGTGATCTACACTCGCGCCCATGTCAGCCATCTCCAAGGACGAGGTCGCCCGCGTCGCGGCCCTGGCGCGCGTGGCGCTGAGCCCGCAGGAGGTGACGCGCCTGGCCGGGGAGCTGGACGCCGTCGCCTCCTCCTTCGCCCGCGTCTCCAGCGTGGTCACGCCCGATCTGCCCGCCACCTCGCATCCCGTTCCCCTGACCAATGTCCTGCGAGAGGACGTCGTCGGCCCCACCCTGGAGGTCGATGAGCTGCTCGCGGGCGCCCCGGCGGCCGAGGACTCCATGTTCCTCGTGCCCCAGATCCTGGGGGAGGACGAGGCCTGATGACTGATGCCATGCCCCATCCCGCGGACGCGGCGGGCCTGATCCGGGCCACTGCCGCGCAGCAGGCGGCCGCCCTGGCCTCCGGCGAGGTCTCCTCCCGGGAGCTGACCACCGCCCACCTGGAGCGCATCGAGGCGGTGGACGGCGCCGTGGGCGCCTTCCTCGACGTCGATGCCGACAAGGCCCTGGCCGCCGCCGATGCCGCCGATGCCGCCCGGCGCTCGGGCTCAGCGGTGGATGAGCTCACCGGTGTGCCCGTGGCCGTCAAGGACCTCATCTGCACCCGGGGCCAGGCCACCACGGCGGCCTCCCGCATCCTCGAGGGCTGGGTGCCCCCCTATGACGCCACCCTGGTGCGCAACCTCAGGGCCGCCGGTCTGCCGATCCTGGGCAAGACCAACCTCGATGAGTTCGCCATGGGCGGCTCCACCGAGCACTCCGCCTTCAAGCGCACCGCCAACCCCTGGGATCTCGATCGCATCCCCGGAGGCTCCTCGGGCGGCTCGGCCGCCGCCGTGGGCGCCTTCGAGGCCCCCGTGGCCGTGGGCACCGACACCGGCGGCTCCATCCGCCAGCCCGCGGCCGTCACCGGCACGGTGGGGGTCAAGCCCACCTACGGCACGGTCTCGCGCTACGGCGTCATCGCCATGGCCTCCTCCCTGGACACGCCCGGCCCCATGGCGCGCACGGTGCTCGACACCGCCCTGCTGCACGATGTCATCGCCTCCCACGACCCGCTGGACTCCACCTCGCTGCCCGATGCGCCTCGCGGCATGGCCGCGGTGGTGCGCGCCGCCCAGGAGGGGCGGGACCTGGCCGGGCTGCGCGTGGGGGTCATCTCCGAGCTCGACGGCGGCCAGGGCTACCACGACGGCGTCGTGGACTCCTTCCATGCGGCGGTCGAGCTGCTCCAGGGGGCCGGGGCCCGGGTGGATGCGGTCTCGCTGCCTCACCTGGAGTACGCCCTGGACGCCTACTACCTCATCATGCCCGCCGAGGCCTCCTCCAACCTGGCCCGCTACGACGGCATGCGCTACGGGCTGCGCGTGGAGCCGGCCTCGGGGCCGGTGACCGCCGAGACGGTCATGGCGGCCACCCGCGGGGCGGGCTTCGGCGATGAGGTCAAGCGCCGCATCATCCTGGGCACCCACGTGCTGTCGGCCGGCTTCTACGACGCCTACTACGCCAGTGCCCAGAAGGTGCGCACGCTCATCCAGCGCGACTTCGCCGCCGCCTGGGAGCGCTTCGACATCCTGGTCTCGCCCACGGCGCCGGTGACGGCCTACCGCTTCGGGGAGAAGGACGATCCCCTGGCGATGTACAAGCTGGACGTCACCACGATCCCGGCGAACCTGGCGGGCGTGCCCGCCATGAGCCTGCCTTCGGGCCTGAGCCGCGATGGCCTGCCCGTCGGATTCCAGATCCTGGCCCCCCAGCGGGCCGATGATCGCCTGTACCGCGTGGGCGCCGTCCTGGAGGCGGCCCTGGAGGAGCAGTGGGGGGCGCCGCTGCTCTCCCGCGCCGCAGAGCTGGAGGAGCAGCGATGAGTGAGAAGCTGATGGACTTCGAGGAGGCCGTGCGCCGCTACGACCCGGTGCTGGGACTGGAGGTGCACGTCGAGCTGGGCACCGCCACCAAGATGTTCGACGCCGCCCCCAATGTCTTCGGCGCCCGGCCCAACACGATGGTCACCCCCACCTCCGTGGGGCTGCCCGGCGCCCTGCCCCAGGTCAACGCCCAGGGGGTGGAGTACGCCATCCGCATCGGGCTGGCCCTGGGATGCCAGATCGCCTCCTCGTGCCGCTTCGCCCGGAAGAACTACTTCTACCCGGACCTGTCCAAGGACTTCCAGACCTCCCAGTCCGATGAGCCCATCGCCTACGACGGCGCCCTGGAGATCGAGCTGGAGGACGGCTCCCCCTTCACCATCCCCATCGAGCGGGCGCATATGGAGGAGGACGCGGGCAAGAACACCCACGTCGGCGGTCATGACGGGCGGATCGAGGGCGCCCAGTACTCCCTGGTGGACTACAACCGCGCCGGCGTCCCCCTGGTGGAGATCGTCACCCGCCCCATCGAGGGCGCCGGTGCGCGCGCCCCGCAGGTGGCCGCCGCCTACGTGCGCACCCTGCGCGACATCTTCCGGGCCCTGGGCGTGTCCGAGGCCCGCATGGAGCGGGGCAATGTGCGCGCCGATGTCAACGTCTCCCTGCGTGAGTCGCCCGACGCCCCGCTGGGCACGCGCACCGAGACCAAGAACGTCAACACCTTCCGCGGTATCGAGCAGGTGGTCCGCTACGAGATCTCCCGCCAGGCGGCCATCCTGGCCGACGGCGGGCAGGTCCTCCAGGAGACCCGCCACGGCCAGGCCGATGGCACCACCCGCCCCGGCCGGGTGAAGTCCGACGCCGATGACTACCGCTACTTCCCCGAGCCCGACCTGGTCCCGGTGGCGCCCTCGCGCCAGTGGGTCGAGCAGATCCGCGAGTCCCTGCCGGAGATGCCGGCGGCCAAGCGCCGTCGCCTGGCGGCGCAGTGGTCGCTGAGCGACACCGAGATGCGCGATGTGGTCAACGCCGGCGCCCTGGAGCTCATCGAGGCCACGGTGCAGGCGGGCACCACCGGCCAGGCCGCCCGCAAGTGGTGGATGGGGGAGCTGGCGCGCGCCGCCAAGGACCAGGAGATCGCGCTGGAGGACCTGCCGGTCACCCCGGCCCAGATCGCCGGGCTCCAGGCCCTGGTGGACAGTGGCCGGCTGACCGACTCCCTGGCACGCCAGGTCCTCGAGGGGGTCCTGGCGGGGGAGGGCGATCCCGAGCAGGTCGCCACCGCCCGGGGCCTGGAGGTCGTCTCCGACGACGGCGCCCTGCTGGCGGCCGTCGATGAGGCGCTGGCCGCCAACCCGGATGTGGCCGACAAGATCCGCGGCGGCAAGGTCCAGGCCGCCGGTGCGATCGTGGGCGCCGTCATGAAGGCCACCAGGGGCCAGGCCGACGCCAGGCGCGTGCGCGAGCTCGTCATGGAGCGGGTCCAGGGCTGAGCGCCGGTCATCTTCGCAGGGGCGGGTGCCGAGAGGATCGGCGCCCGCCCCTGCGAGTGAAGTCTCATGGACATGTCTCGCATGCCGGGACCCGTGGGACGATCCGCCCCCGCCCCCGGCATGGCCTCGGGATAGGCTCGCAGCAGGTCCGCGATGTGCGTGATCCGCCCCAGAACCCTCGGAGGAAGTGACCCATGGTCCAGCCCAGTCCCAGCTACACCGTCGCCCTGCACCTGGAAGTGCCCGCCTCCCAGAGGGCAGTGGCGAGCCTGGTGGACACCGCCACCGCCACCGGCGCCGTGGTCACGGGTGTCGATGTCGCGGAGGCCGGAGGCGATACCCTCACCGTCGACCTGACTGCCGATACCCGGGACTCCAAGCACCGCGGCGAGCTGGTGGCCAGGCTCGAGGAGATCGAGGGCGTCGTGGTGCGCAATGTCGGCGACTCCACCTTCCTGGCTCACGTCGGGGGCAAGATCGAGGTGGTGGGCACCTACCCGATCCACAACCGCCGTGACCTGGCCCGGGTCTACACCCCGGGAGTGGCCCGCGTGTGCAAGGCCATCTACGACCACCCCGAGCGCGCCCGCATGCTGACCATCAAGAAGAACACCGTGGCGGTGGTCACCGATGGCACCGCCGTGCTGGGTATGGGGGATATCGGCCCCGCCGCCGCCATGCCCGTCATGGAGGGCAAGGCGGTGCTGTTCAAGCAGTTCGGCAACGTCGATGCCTGGCCGGTGGCCCTGGACACCAAGGATCCCGAGGAGATCATCGCCATCGTCAAGGCCATCGCCCCGGCCTATGGCGGCATCAACCTGGAGGACATCGCCGCCCCCAAGTGCTTCGACATCGAGGCGCGTCTGCGCGAGGAGCTCGACATCCCGGTCTTCCACGACGACCAGCACGGCACCGCCGTGGTAACCCTGGCCGCGCTCATCAACGCCCTGAAGATCGTGGGCAAGCGGATCGAGGATGTGCGCATCGTCCTGTCCGGCGTGGGGGCCGCCGGCAACGCCATCGCCAAGCTCCTCATGGCCCACGGGGCCACCGACATCGTCGGCTACGGCCGCGACGGCGCCCTGTCGGCCCAGGACACCGAGGGCATGAACGAGCACCGCAAGTGGCTGGCGGAGAACACCAACCCCCGCCGGGTCACCGGATCCCTCAAGGAGGGCCTGGAGGGGGCCGACGTGTTCATCGGGGTCTCCTCGGGCAACCTCCTGGCGCCCGAGGACCTCAAGGTCATGAACGACGATGCGATCGTCTTCGCCATGGCCAACCCGACCCCCGAGGTCGACCCGATCGGTGCCGCCGACTACGCCGCCGTGGTGGCCACGGGGCGCTCGGACTTCCCCAACCAGATCAACAACGTCCTGGCCTTCCCGGGCCTGTTCCGGGGACTGCTGGACACCGGTATCACCGAGATCACCACCGAGCTGCTGCGCACGGCGGCCACCGGCATCGCCTCGGTCATCGAGGACCACGAGCTCAGCCCCGTCTACATCATCCCCGGCGCCTTCGACACCCGCGTGGCCGACGCCGTGGCCTCGGCCGTCCGCCGCCTGGCCGAGTAGCGCCGGGGCGGCGCCGCCGGCCGATGATCGGCCGATAGCCGAGCGGGGCCGGGGCGACCAGGCAGTAAGTGCCCTGGCCGCCCCGGCCCCGCTCAGGCGCCGCTGAGGATCAGCGCAGCCAGGAGTCCCCGACGATGCGTGACCACCACCGGCCCAGGCCCCAGGTGTCGCCCGCCCGGGTCAGGGCGATGACGATCATGGCGGCGGCCAGGACCCAGTGGGTGTCGATGATCGGGTTGGTGGCCTGCCCGACGTTCAGGGGCGGGAACTCGGCCAGCCACAGGAAGAACATGAGGGCGGTGCCGCTGAGCGCGGCCACCTTCAGCCCCATGCCGAGCATGAGGGCGGTGCCGATGCCCAGCAGGGCGAGCATGAACAGCACATCGCCCGCAGCATTGGCGAACAGGGAGAAGAAGCCCGCCAGGGGACCATCGCCGGTGACGGCGATGATGAAGCCCTGGGCCGGCTGGCCGCCGCGGATCCAGGCCTGGTCGGGAGGGGTCATGAAGCTCAGGCCGAAAGTCTTGTCGAGGAAGGCCCACAGGAAGTAGAAGCCGATGAGGAGCCGCAGTGCGGCCAGCGCCCTGCGGGCGCCGGGGCGGGTGACGATGTGGTCGCTCATGACCACTGCTGAGGCCGGGGCGGACGATGTAGGAGTGGTGGACATGCCGTGCCTTTCGATGATCGAGGATCAGGTGGCCAGTGGGGCGCGTCCCGGGCTGATCGCCCGACGTGCCGGTACTCACAGGATGTTGATCGTTGAATAAGTGCGGGATGACCCTAGGGCATGGGGCGCACCGGTGTCACGCTTCGGTGACGCGCGCGTGTTCGTGCCGGTGGCCGGGCGAGGTGCCGCACCAGCAGCAACGGCGGAATCGGCCGGAACGGGGGCCGACGAGTGCGGGGTGAAGGGGTGTGGGACGAAGGGTCGTGAGGAGTCGGCGGGGCGATGAGGGCCGGTGGGGGAGTGTGGCGAGGGTCGTATCGCCGCGGCTTGACGCGGCGGCCGGCCGGCTGCTTATAGTTCCTCCTGCCGCTGCGGACCGCCCTGATGGGGGAGGTCTTCCGCGGTGATGAGAACTCAAGAGCGGCCTTCGATGCGACCAGGGTCACCGATTCTGGAGTTGACGACCGGGCCGAGTTTCCTCTAGAGTTTTCTCTGTTGCTCGCAAGAGCGAACGGCACTTGCGATGAGCGCCGTGAGCACCTGCTGGGTGTGTTGTTTGAGATCTCGATAGTGTGTCATGTTTTTTATGCCATGTTGGGCTTGATGATGGTTCTGTGTGCTGCATGTTTTGTGTGGTGTGTGGGGTTGTTGTTGGGTCTGTTTTGTTTTTGGTTTGCCTGCCTTGTTTTTTGTGGGGTGGGTTGGGCCATGGGGATAGTTTTCTCTGATTGTTTTGTTTGGAGAGTTTGATCCTGGCTCAGGACGAACGCTGGCGGCGTGCTTAACACATGCAAGTCGAACGGTGAAGCCCTTTTTTGGGTGGATGAGTGGCGAACGGGTGAGTAACACGTGAGTAACCTGCCCCCTTCTTCTGGATAACCTCATGAAAGTGGGGCTAATACGGGATATTCTGGTCTGTGCGCATGCATGGGTTGGGAAAGGTTTTTTTCTGGTGGGGGATGGGCTCGCGGCCTATCAGCTTGTTGGTGGGGTGATGGCCTACCAAGGCGGTGACGGGTAGCCGGCCTGAGAGGGTGGACGGCCACACTGGGACTGAGACACGGCCCAGACTCCTACGGGAGGCAGCAGTGGGGAATATTGCACAATGGGCGCAAGCCTGATGCAGCGACGCCGCGTGAGGGATGGAGGCCTTCGGGTTGTGAACCTCTTTCGCCAGTGAAGCAGGCTCATCTCTTTGTGGGTGGGTTGACGGTAGCTGGATAAGAAGCGCCGGCTAACTACGTGCCAGCAGCCGCGGTAATACGTAGGGCGCGAGCGTTGTCCGGAATTATTGGGCGTAAAGAGCTCGTAGGCGGCTGGTCGCGTCTGTCGTGAAATCCTCTGGCTTAACTGGGGGCTTGCGGTGGGTACGGGCCGGCTTGAGTGCGGTAGGGGAGACTGGAATTCCTGGTGTAGCGGTGGAATGCGCAGATATCAGGAGGAACACCGGTGGCGAAGGCGGGTCTCTGGGCCGTTACTGACGCTGAGGAGCGAAAGCGTGGGGAGCGAACAGGATTAGATACCCTGGTAGTCCACGCCGTAAACGTTGGGCACTAGGTGTGGGGGGCCTTTTCCGGGTTCTTCCGCGCCGTAGCTAACGCATTAAGTGCCCCGCCTGGGGAGTACGGCCGCAAGGCTAAAACTCAAAGGAATTGACGGGGGCCCGCACAAGCGGCGGAGCATGCGGATTAATTCGATGCAACGCGAAGAACCTTACCAAGGCTTGACATGAGGGCGATCGTCCCGGAGACGGGGCTTCCATTTTTTGGCGCTCTTACAGGTGGTGCATGGTTGTCGTCAGCTCGTGTCGTGAGATGTTGGGTTAAGTCCCGCAACGAGCGCAACCCTTGTCCTGTGTTGCCAGCACGTTGTGGTGGGGACTCGCGGGAGACTGCCGGGGTCAACTCGGAGGAAGGTGGGGATGACGTCAAATCATCATGCCCCTTATGTCTTGGGCTTCACGCATGCTACAATGGCCGGTACAGAGGGCTGCGATGCTGTGAGGCGGAGCGAATCCCTTAAAGCCGGTCTCAGTTCGGATCGGTGTCTGCAACTCGACACCGTGAAGTTGGAGTCGCTAGTAATCGCAGATCAGCAACGCTGCGGTGAATACGTTCTCGGGCCTTGTACACACCGCCCGTCACGTCATGAAAGCTGGCAACACCCGAAGCCCGTGGCCTTATGGGGAGCGGTCGAAGGTGGGGCTGGTGATTGGGACGAAGTCGTAACAAGGTAGCCGTACCGGAAGGTGCGGCTGGATCACCTCCTTTCTAGGGAGTTTCTTTCTTGGTGTGCTGGCCTGGTGGGGTCTGGTGCTGGGTTTGTTGCCGTAGCCCTGTGTGGGTGCGGGCCTGGTGCTGGGTCTGGGGCTGGTGGGCCTGGAGTGTTGGCGTGGTGTAGGGAACTGCTGCTGTCTGGTGCGCTCCTTGGCTCCTTCTTGTTTGGGGGGGTGGGGGTGTGGTGGGTGGTGGTGCGGCCTGGTCCTGGGGGTGCCCTTCCTTGTGGGGGGTGGTCGTGGGGTGGGGCTGGTGGCATGCTGTCGGGTTCTGGGGCAATCGTGCCCTGGGTGGCCTGGCTGCTGGCTGCATCCTGAGGGGGGTGTGGTTGGTGGTGTGGGTGGGTTGGTTGTGAACTGTATAGTGGGCGCGAGCATCTGATGAGGGCCCCGCGCGTGCATCTGGTGTTGCCTGGTGTGGTGTGGGGTTCTTGTTGGTAGTGCTGTATGTGTTTTTGGTGTTCTGTTTGTGTTTTGTTTGTGTTTTGTTTTTTTGAGCGTTCGGTGGATGCCTTGGCATCAGGGGCCGATGAAGGACGTGGTGGCCTGCGATAAGCCTCGGGGAGCCGGCTGGCGGGCTGTGATCCGAGGGTTTCCGAATGGGGGGACCCGGCACGAGTTATGTCGTGTCACCTGCGTCTGAATTGTATAGGGCGTGGGGGGTGACGCGGGGAAGTGAAACATCTCAGTACCCGTAGGAGAAGATATTCCGTGAGTAGTGGCGAGCGAAAGCGGATGATGGCTAAACCGTGTGCGTGTGATACTCGGCAGGGGTTGCGTGCGTGGTGTTGTGGGGCTCTGCTGTTGCTCTTCTGCCGGAGGGCGGTGCGTGCGTGTGCTGGTAGCCGAAGCGTCTGGGATGGCGTGGCGTAGTGGGTGAGACCCCCGTAGGTTGAACTGGTGCGTGTGTGTGCGGGTGGGGTGCCCGAGTAGCACGGGGCTCGTGGAATCCTGTGTGAATCTGCCAAGACCACTTGGCTGCCTGAATACCTCCTGATGACCGATAGTGGATAGTACCGTGAGGGAATGGTGAAAAGTACCCCGGGAGGGGAGTGAAATAGTACCTGAAACCGGGCGCTTGCAAGCCGTCAGAGCCTCGTGTCCTCATTTTTGGGGGTGTGGGGTGGTGGCGTGCCTTTTGAAGAATGAGCCTGCGAGTCAGTGGCGTGTCGCGAGGTTAACCCGTGGGGGGTAGCCGTAGCGAGAGCGAGTCCGAAATGGGCGAGTGTAGTGGCGCGTTCTGGACCCGAAGCGGGGTGATCTACCCATGGCCAGGTTGAAGCACGTGTAAGAGCGTGTGGAGGACCGAACCCACCTAGGTTGAAAACTGGGGGGATGAGCTGTGGGTAGGGGTGAAAGGCCAATCAAACTCCGTGATAGCTGGTTCTCCCCGAAATGCATTTAGGTGCAGCGTCGTGTGTTGCCCGGCGGAGGTAGAGCTACTGGGTGGCTGATGGGCCCCACAGGGTTACTGACGTCAGCCAAACTCCGAATGCCGTCGGGTATGAGCGCGGCAGTGAGACCGCGGGGGATAAGCTCCGTGGTCGAGAGGGAAACAGCCCAGATCGCCGGCTAAGGCCCCTAAGCGTGTGCTAAGTGGGAAAGGATGTGCGGTCGCGCAGACAACCAGGAGGTTGGCTTAGAAGCAGCCATCCTTGAAAGAGTGCGTAATAGCTCACTGGTCAAGTGGTCGTGCGCCGACAATGTAGCGGGGCTCAAGCACACCGCCGAAGCCGCGGATCCCCGGCGTGTTCCCCAGCGTCCCACCTGTTGTGGGGTGTTCAGGGGCCGGGGGTGGTAGGGGAGCGTCCTGCGTGGGGTGAAGCCCGGGAGTGATCGTGGGTGGACTGCGTGGGAGTGAGAATGCAGGCATGAGTAGCGATACTAGGGTGAGAAGCCCTAGCGCCGAATGACCAAGGGTTCCAGGGCCAGGCTAGTCCGCCCTGGGTGAGTCGGGACCTAAGGCGAGGCCGACAGGCGTAGTCGATGGATGACGGGTTGATATTCCCGTACCGGCGAAGCACCGCCCATGCTGACGCGCGGGTGCTGACCCACGCCCGGGTCTCCTGTGTGCCATGGCTGCTGCTGCCCTTCGGGGTG belongs to Actinomyces capricornis and includes:
- a CDS encoding DoxX family protein — encoded protein: MSDHIVTRPGARRALAALRLLIGFYFLWAFLDKTFGLSFMTPPDQAWIRGGQPAQGFIIAVTGDGPLAGFFSLFANAAGDVLFMLALLGIGTALMLGMGLKVAALSGTALMFFLWLAEFPPLNVGQATNPIIDTHWVLAAAMIVIALTRAGDTWGLGRWWSRIVGDSWLR